The following proteins are encoded in a genomic region of Oncorhynchus gorbuscha isolate QuinsamMale2020 ecotype Even-year linkage group LG11, OgorEven_v1.0, whole genome shotgun sequence:
- the LOC124048774 gene encoding serine/threonine-protein phosphatase PGAM5, mitochondrial-like, with protein sequence MSFRRLTKLVCGLAGGTAVLVAMAEPKGYPFEKTKHNGSSRKWTGLGVLQAAVPQTWSPGHDHTVTASGNGWDSNWDKRDPLAFINGKKKKDKEITSEELNTEVENNKPKATRHIFLIRHSQYNLNGSVDKERVLTPLGREQAEYTGQRLAALGLKYDVMVHSTMTRATETASIISKHLPEVDKVSCDLLREGAPIEPVPPISWKPDCVYHEDGARIEAAFRRYIHRADSKQTEDSYEIIVCHANVIRYFVCRALQFPPEGWLRLGLNNGSITWITIRPSGRVGLRMMGDSGFMPPEKLTRT encoded by the exons ATGTCTTTCAGGAGGTTAACAAAGCTGGTGTGTGGGCTTGCTGGTGGAACAGCAGTACTTGTGGCAATGGCTGAACCGAAAGGATATCCTTTTGAAAAAACGAAACATAACGGAAGTTCAAGAAAATGGACTGGTCTAGGTGTTCTCCAAGCAGCAGTGCCTCAGACGTGGTCACCAGGCCACGACCACACTGTGACTGCCAGTGGGAATGGCTGGGACAGTAACTGGGATAA GCGTGACCCCCTGGCATTCATAAATGGGAAGAAAAAGAAGGACAAAGAGATCACCAGTGAAGAACTGAACACAGAGGTGGAGAATAACAAACCCAAAGCGACTCGTCACATCTTCCTGATCCGCCACTCACAGTACAACCTGAATGGGAGTGTGGACAAGGAGAGGGTCCTAACCCCTCTAG GCAGGGAGCAGGCTGAGTACACTGGTCAGCGATTGGCTGCCCTGGGGTTGAAGTATGATGTCATGGTCCACTCCACCATGACCCGTGCTACAGAGACTGCCAGCATCATCAGCAAGCATCTTCCAG AGGTGGACAAAGTGAGCTGTGACCTGCTAAGAGAGGGTGCTCCCATTGAGCCTGTGCCACCAATCTCCTGGAAACCTGACTGTGTG TATCATGAAGATGGAGCTCGAATCGAGGCAGCCTTCCGTCGCTACATCCACCGTgcagacagcaagcagacagaGGATAGCTACGAGATCATTGTCTGCCACGCAAATGTTATTCGCTACTTTGTGTGCAG GGCTCTGCAGTTTCCCCCAGAAGGTTGGCTGCGGCTGGGCCTGAATAACGGCAGCATCACCTGGATCACCATCAGACCCAGTGGCAGGGTGGGACTGAGGATGATGGGCGACTCAGGCTTTATGCCTCCTGAAAAACTTACCCGTACCTGA
- the LOC124048771 gene encoding ankyrin repeat and LEM domain-containing protein 2-like, with amino-acid sequence MEEVMSRLQTLNPDQLRQEIIGAGLKCGPLTTTTRAIFERKLARTLLEKQGGDGGVTGEGSTSNAEPNRPLTDTVEADHALELKSPAEECKETEELDEPEFPLVYYGVCPHWEESVVTDDKVHVYVDRKKALRAMRTMKESRFKSFSTREEAEKFSKGINEHCPAVASTTAPDGPQGALQPVVHTGSPTASGTLPVNLERANEFRSPRTQDLTAKLRKAVEKGDKEAFSKLVWANPRYLIGSGDNPTIVHEGCHYNVLHVAAKENQSGMVQLLLDTLESPDFMRLMYPDDQEAMLHQRIRYLVDLYLNTPDKASNETPLHFACKFGCPDVVNVLCSHPATDKHRQNKYNQKPSTVICERKNKTSDIKKKIKEYLEERCYVPLLRDTDNSFQPVIGLPWSPSPLEVDFHSLGSGVAGSPIDPVMTVRAYVGPLSPSKADEFHRLWRTPPRDRAEYFHRILKSDPDRGAERVGREIAHGMGHPWAEYWDFLQSFTDLSTEEGWKRLEEYLDRKDRSELPREEYGRTEETGGGFKTSTPSKEEQKNHQSHALSNHILNDKNSAPVENSSQSPVCNLLPEFEKASLKVASGTVEDSEKACLAPSVPWREGLDLGDGSFWRTWERSRGKRQVEELSNPSSEEYLTADEGSDSEGPDGPRDGGDRRRDSGSSSASYKSTEGDTAKDTILMTDTPTRRRQELFMDGEFPTKLDSEVLSAMNNMEIDLERYPCITKWKTTILAYPSSQRLSWPSPKRRSLTGTPNCSPSRLSFHSPGPNTQSCYSQTILCRTLFHSPT; translated from the exons ATGGAGGAAGTCATGAGCAGGCTGCAGACCCTGAACCCAGATCAGCTACGACAGGAGATTATCGGGGCAGGGCTGAAGTGTGGTCCCCTTACCACCACTACAAGAGCCATCTTTGAGAGGAAGCTGGCCAGAACCCTCCTGGAGAAgcagggaggggatggaggggtgacTGGTGAAGGTAGCACCTCTAATGCAGAGCCTAATAGACCCTTAACAGATACAGTAGAAGCAGACCACGCCCTGGAACTCAAATCACCAGCAGAGGAGTGCAAAGAGACAGAGGAATTGGATGAACCAGAATTTCCCCTTGTTTACTATGGTGTATGTCCTCATTGGGAGGAGTCAGTGGTCACTGATG ACAAAGTACATGTATATGTGGACAGGAAGAAAGCTCTGAGAGCCATGAGGACAATGAAAGAGTCCAGGTTTAAGTCCTTCTCAACACGAGAGGAAGCGGAGAAATTCTCAAAAGGCATCAATGAACATTGCCCAGCTGTAGCCAGCACAACTGCACCAGACGGGCCCCAGGGAGCGCTGCAACCTGTAGTCCACACAG GAAGCCCTACCGCATCAGGGACTTTACCTGTGAACCTGGAAAGGGCTAATGAATTCCGCAGCCCCCGCACCCAGGACCTGACAGCCAAGCTGAGAAAGGCAGTGGAGAAGGGGGACAAGGAAGCCTTCAGCAAGCTGGTCTGGGCCAACCCACGCTACCTTATCGGATCTGGAGACAACCCCACCATCGTGCAT GAAGGATGCCATTATAACGTCCTGCATGTGGCGGCCAAAGAGAACCAGTCAGGGATGGTCCAGCTCCTCCTGGACACTCTGGAGAGCCCAGACTTCATGAGACTCATGTATCCCGATGACCAGGAGGCCATGTTACACCAACGCATCCGCTACCTCGTTGACCTGTACCTCAACACACCTGACAAAGCA AGCAATGAAACTCCTCTTCACTTTGCCTGTAAGTTTGGCTGTCCAGACGTGGTCAACGTGCTGTGTTCTCATCCGGCCACTGATAAACACCGGCAGAACAAGTACAACCAGAAGCCCTCTACT GTGATATGTGAGAGGAAAAACAAAACCTCTGACATAAAGAAGAAGATCAAGGAATATTTGGAGG AACGGTGTTATGTTCCCTTGCTGAGGGATACAGACAACAGCTTCCAGCCTGTGATTGGTTTGCCATGGTCTCCAAGCCCACTGGAGGTGGATTTTCATTCGCTGGGATCAGGAGTGGCTGGGAGTCCCATAGACCCAGTCATGACTGTGAGAGCGTATGTGGGTCCCCTCAGTCCTTCAAAG GCAGATGAGTTCCATAGACTATGGAGAACTCCACCCAGGGATCGAGCAGAGTATTTCCACCGTATTCTCAAATCTGACCCTGACAGGGGTGCAGAGCGTGTGGGGAG GGAGATTGCACATGGCATGGGGCATCCTTGGGCAGAGTACTGGGACTTCCTTCAGAGCTTCACTGACCTGTCTacagaggagggatggaagaggcTGGAAGAGTATCTGGATAGGAAGGACCGAAGTGAGCTTCCCCGAGAAGAAtatgggaggacagaggagaccgGTGGTGGATTTAAAACATCAACACCCTCCAAAG AGGAGCAGAAAAACCACCAGAGCCATGCCCTGTCGAACCACATCCTAAATGACAAGAACTCCGCACCAGTGGAGAACAGTTCCCAGTCACCTGTGTGTAACCTCCTGCCAGAGTTTGAGAAAGCCAGTCTAAAGGTAGCATCTGGCACTGTGGAGGACTCAGAGAAGGCATGTCTGGCTCCCTCTGTACCTTGGAGAGAAGGCCTGGACCTGGGGGACGGTAGCTTCTGGAGGACCTGGGAGAGGAGTCGGGGGAAGAGGCAGGTGGAGGAGCTCTCTAACCCTAGCTCTGAGGAGTATCTGACTGCAGATGAGGGCTCAGACTCAGAGGGCCCAGATGGTCCCAGAGATGGTGGAGACCGGAGGAGAGACTCAGGATCCTCTAGCGCATCTTACAAATCAACGGAAGGAGACACCGCTAAGGACACAATTCTGATGACTGACACCCCTACAAGACGAAGACAGGAACTGTTTATGGATGG GGAATTTCCCACCAAGTTGGACAGTGAGGTCCTGTCTGCAATGAATAACATGGAGATTGACCTTGAGAGATACCCTTGCATTACTAAGTGGAAGACCACCATTCTGGCCTATCCCTCTTCACAGAGGCTAAG CTGGCCAAGCCCAAAAAGGAGAAGCTTGACTGGGACACCAAACTGTTCTCCCAGCAGGCTCAGCTTTCACAGCCCAGGCCCCAACACCCAGAGCTGTTACTCCCAGACCATCCTCTGCAGGACTCTATTCCACTCCCCAACCTGA